Part of the Nostoc edaphicum CCNP1411 genome, AAAATGGAAGCATAAAGCTATCCGCGAGTCCCAAAAAGGAAGTATCTTTTAAACCTAATAAAAACGTTGGTTCAACACTAGTTCTATTTTTTACATCCTCGCTGGGCTTAAGTTTGGGGCTTAGAACCATAATTTGTCCTTTTGGCGATTGGAAGCATAAGCCGTCCTTTTCTGCCAAGTTATCGTTCCAGTGACAATATCGCGTTATCGCGATGATTAAGTAACGAGAGGTGACTGTAACCATAAGTTTGCCGCTTTTGAAAGCATAGCCTTGCCGCAGGACAAGCCCAAGGGCTTGATTTAACGTTCTGCGATCGCAGTCAAAGCATTTGGTTTTGAAACCAAAAAGTTGCCGAAAGTCTAAAAATCAAGCATAAACCTGCCGAAAGTTCAGGGATTATGTACCCTCAAATACCTGAAGTAACAAGATTGCCTCTTAAAAACCCCAAAAATTCAAGCTGTCGTAAGTCCATTTGAAACTATAAACGTGCCATCCCGGTAAACTTATGCTTACAGTCACACGAGAGGTTAATCCTTTTAAGCGTAATGCTGGGAATAGTGAGTGATCCGGCTTTCACTCTATATCGCGATATAGAGTCGCGATCACTGGTTCTAATTGGTTAGCCCTAATAAAGTTTTTTTAGTTAAACAAAGATAACAGTAGAAATCAGGTTTGACTTTCTGTGTATATCGCGTTATCGCGATGATTAGTTAACGAGGAGTATCAATCGAGTGGTGGTGTTTTAGAAAGAGCATCTGAGATGATTTGTGCAAGCTTATACTCAAACTCAGCCAGAGCTACTGGATCACCATTTGGTGGACGCTCTAGCTTTTCCGAGTGGCTAGCTTGTGCAATAATCTCTTTCTGCGCGTGTCGAAGAATTGTCATGCAAGACCTTAATACATGACTAAGTTTGAGAGGAGTTTCTAGTTCCTCGGCAAGGCGAGAGACGAATCGTTCAATTTCTCTTTCCTCAGATTTAGTCAAAAGTACCCGCTTCTCTCGACTTAATTTTTCGATTACTGGTGCAGGTTGTATTGGTGGAGATTGTTGAGGGTCAAGAGTTATTGGCTCCACTAAAGTTGAATCTCTCACAGATGGAGCAGCAGTATTATCTGAAACTGAAGTTGTTTCCTCTGAATCGGAACCCCTGAGAACAGACCGTACCAATGCTTCGTCTACTGGGCGGTAGGGTTTTTCATTTCCTGAAACGCGTTTAGCCATTGGTGACTACTTTTTGCCTCGCTTTGTTGAAACAGCAGATTTTATAGTAGATGTTGTAACTGGTTCTTCAAACTCAGCAATACGAGCTTCTATTTCCTTAGACAGCTTACGATATTGGTTTGTGACTTTGTGGTTTGGTGCAGTTTGGAAAATTGTCTTCCCTAACTTTTGGGACTGAGGTACAACCGTAGAACGGCTGATGAGTGTATCAAATTTTAAAGACTTACTACCATCAGAAAAAAGTTTCTCGACATATTCAGTTAGAGAACTAGCTAATATAGTTCTGCTATCTACACAACAAAGAATTACTCCTAACAAACGTAAATTCGGGTTGCCGTAACGTTGAGCGCCTTGAATGTCAGTTAAAGCATCATTAAGTCCTGCGATAGCAAATGGGTCAGGAGTGGCTGAAAGAATAAACCAGTCAGCCGACTTATAGGCTGCAATTGTTGGTGTAGTTGCATTAGGCGCTGTATCAAGAAAGATGTAATCATACATTCCAGCAAGCTTGCGTAAAGGATTAATCAAAACATCTTGAGTAACCAAAAACTTATCTCTAGCTGCGAGTGCTTGATCTATCTTTTCTAGATTTCGACGAGCTGCAATCAAATGAATATTTTTAGGTAACTCTACTCCATCATCAGGGGTAATGATTACATCTGTTGGTTCTTCTTCCCCAGTCAAAACTTCAAAAGTACCAAGGAAGCTTTCGCTAGGAATTCCTAAATGCCGGGTAGCTCCCTGGTTCATATCTAAATCGAATATTAGGCATCGCCTTCCCATTTCACCTAAAGCAGTTGCAATATGAATCAGGTTACTAGTTTTTGCAACTCCTCCCTTTTGATTGCCCACTGCAATTACTTTAGTTTTTCGTGCTGTTACTTCATGGCTCATGTAAGTGTCCTCAATAACCAGCAAATTTTAATAGCGACTTCGCATTATAGTAATGTCGCGTTATCCGAAACTAGCGTTATAGGATACTCGCGTTATCGCGATTTAGTAAGTGGGCTGATAATACCACTCGATAAGTAAGATCCTTACCGTACAACAATTTTTCAGTTTTGATAACGAGTTTGTATTATAACAATGTCGCGTTATCCGAAACTAGCGTTATAGCAAACTCGCGTTATCGCGATTAAATAAAAAAAAGAGCTTATTATTTTTTTTAAGGGTAAAAAAGACCCAGATTAAATACCTGGGCCTTTGAGGTTGGGAATTACCCCAAGATTTCAATCACAGCCGCTAGAATAGCTGGGGCTTTGTCTGAAACCGGAATGAATACCCGCTTTTGCCAGTTGATGATCTCGGTGAAGCAACCCACAGCTAAGAGTCGCTCTGCCAGTGAGATACCATTAACCAGTTCTATGCGAGGTTCATTAGCAACGAAAGACCGCCGCAGCGTAATTCCTCCTGGTAGTTGCTGTGTATATCTCTCGTTTAATACCAGCGAAACAAGTTCTTCTGGAGAAAGGACTTGATTTCTTAGTCCGAGTTGTTCGCGCACGGTTTGAATGTCGTGAGCATTCACCACCCGACCAAGAATCTTTTGCCCATCGCTGGTTTGTAGTCGGAATACTCGACTATTCTGCTGTGGTAGGATTTTCCAAATGGGCAACAAAATACCGGTGACTAAATGCAAGTAATCGGTTGTGAACTTGGGTAATTCGTTTACTTCAGTAGACCAAGCAGCAGTAAACGCATCAATAGAAACTTGCCCCCATGTGGAAGATTCCAAGTCTTGGACTGGTACGCGAGTTTCCTTCTGTGGACGAATCAGCAAAACTCTTGGGACAACACCACCATCCGCGTCGTAGATACTATGTGTCGGAATTGATACAGCAGCATTGCCTGACTTGGAGTTGATCATGAGCCTTCCTTGATATTGAGTGGCGAACTCTAACATCTCGTCAGCAGTTCTGATGTTGTTCTTCTGAGTGCGTTCCACTTTCAAGTAATTGGTGACGCTACCAGTTTGAGCATGAGTATATACAGCTTCCTGGCTCTCAACAGTAAACCGTTCAGCCCGTAAAGTTTCCACACCCATCTCATAGACCCCTGCGGCGATCGCTGCTTCAATCTGTTGACTTAGCAACAACTCAAAACGCTCGAAAATGATGTTTTGCATATCGATGCGTAAAGCCAGTAGTCGGTTAAGGAATTGACGCAGGGGTGGGAGATCGATCTTCATCCCGCCTTCGTGGGAAGTCAGCGATAAACCTGTCATTTGCTCGAAAGTGCCGAGTGACACTTCATAAAATCGACCTTGGAAGATTTGCTTAAATAACTCATACAAAGCGTGTTCTGCATACTGAGATTCAAGATTATCTTTAGCCTCAAATATCCCATTGCCTCCGGTTTGCCTTTGCCCCCTTGTGAGTGCCCCCAAGCTATCCAGCCGTCGGGCAATGGTTGAGATAAAGCGGCGTTCACCGATGACGTTAGTGGTAACAGGTCGGAAAATAGGTGCTGATGCTTGGTTAGTTCTGTGCGATCGCCCTAAACCTTGGATGGCATTGTCTGCTCTCCAGCCGGCTTCCAACAAATAATGCGATCGCCGCCGACGATTCACAGCATTTAGATCAGCATGATAACTCCTGCCTGTGCCGCCGGCATCACTGAAAATGAGGATTTGCTTGTCTCCCTGCATAAACGCAGCAGTTTCAGCAATATTCGCCCCACCACCGCGTGAATCCACAAACAAACGTCCAGATTCATCTTTGAGAACTCGTTTACTACGACCCGTAA contains:
- a CDS encoding ParA family protein — protein: MSHEVTARKTKVIAVGNQKGGVAKTSNLIHIATALGEMGRRCLIFDLDMNQGATRHLGIPSESFLGTFEVLTGEEEPTDVIITPDDGVELPKNIHLIAARRNLEKIDQALAARDKFLVTQDVLINPLRKLAGMYDYIFLDTAPNATTPTIAAYKSADWFILSATPDPFAIAGLNDALTDIQGAQRYGNPNLRLLGVILCCVDSRTILASSLTEYVEKLFSDGSKSLKFDTLISRSTVVPQSQKLGKTIFQTAPNHKVTNQYRKLSKEIEARIAEFEEPVTTSTIKSAVSTKRGKK